One window of the Bacteroidales bacterium genome contains the following:
- the mreC gene encoding rod shape-determining protein MreC, with amino-acid sequence MNSLLRFLEKYYFLILFIVLEGFSIWLLADHNYYQKASFGNLSRSILSVVDNQKHNIEQYFRLRQNNIELVVDNVALRNELARLKNKLEANKNSLTDSIGGVKYTYSPARIVNNSINKQNNYITLNVGTNDGIQREMGVITKDGVVGVVASVSSNFSTVISLLNTNWKLSAKHKRSGVYGSLYWDGLNYRKVILSEIPQHVNLAEGDTIVTSGYSTIFPPDIPLGTIEDFEFKGGNFYIVNVKLLSDFKRLDYVYVIKSHQAIERNLLENQEK; translated from the coding sequence ATGAATAGCCTTCTTCGATTTCTAGAAAAGTATTACTTCCTTATTCTATTCATCGTACTTGAAGGCTTCTCAATTTGGTTACTTGCAGATCATAACTATTACCAAAAAGCAAGTTTCGGAAATCTTAGCCGCAGCATTTTAAGCGTTGTAGATAATCAGAAGCATAATATCGAACAATATTTTAGGCTTAGGCAAAACAATATTGAATTGGTTGTTGATAATGTAGCCCTTCGAAATGAATTAGCCCGTCTTAAAAATAAACTTGAAGCAAATAAGAATTCTCTAACTGATTCTATTGGAGGAGTTAAGTATACATATTCGCCTGCTAGAATAGTCAATAATTCAATCAATAAACAGAATAACTATATAACGCTCAATGTTGGAACGAATGATGGTATTCAGCGGGAAATGGGGGTTATAACAAAAGATGGTGTTGTTGGGGTTGTGGCATCGGTATCAAGTAATTTCTCCACAGTAATATCTTTGCTTAATACCAACTGGAAATTATCGGCAAAGCATAAACGCTCTGGAGTTTACGGTTCATTATACTGGGATGGATTAAATTATCGCAAAGTAATTCTTTCAGAAATACCCCAACATGTGAACCTTGCTGAAGGAGATACTATCGTAACTAGTGGTTATTCTACTATTTTTCCACCCGACATTCCACTAGGAACCATTGAGGATTTTGAGTTTAAGGGTGGTAATTTTTACATCGTTAACGTTAAGTTGCTTTCCGATTTTAAAAGACTCGATTATGTTTATGTGATTAAATCGCACCAAGCAATCGAAAGGAATCTTCTCGAAAATCAAGAAAAATGA
- the mrdA gene encoding penicillin-binding protein 2 yields MTTDKKYIISGIILIFCIVLIIKLFMLQIVEQSYKLSASNNVLRYIPQYPARGLIYDRKGSLIVYNQAAYDLMVVKNQVKAFDTTELAKILEISYEQVKDGFTQIKRVKGYSPYKPSVFLKQISAKTYAVLQEKLYQFPGFEVHPRTLRSYPHKMAGHLLGYVGEVDDDVINKNPYYQLGDYIGINGLEKSYEKELRGSKGVSIYMVDVHNRIKGSYENGLYDSAAVVGNDIICTIDANLQEYGEKLMTNKIGSIVAIEPKTGEVLAMVSSPSYDPELLVGRDRTTNYRFLQNDTLKPIFNRALMALYPPGSTFKIVNGLIGMQEEVVYPTTRYGCAGGFPIGRGVGCHIHPSPLSFTQAIQMSCNTYFCYVFRSIIDKSIFGSVENGFSDWKKHVESFGFGKKLGIDLPNELRGIVPSVSFYDRYFRKGGWNSLTIISLAIGQGELGTTPLQMSNLATVIANRGYYYSPHVVKEVKGTNGIDPKFTEKHYTTIDSTWFNYVVEGMDMSVNGGAGGTGLIAALPKIRVCGKTGTAQNPHGADHSVFIAFAPKDDPKIAIAVYVENAGFGGTWAAPIASLMIEKYLTDSIARPDLEKLMFESKLLDRHANKK; encoded by the coding sequence ATAACGACCGACAAAAAGTACATAATATCAGGTATTATCCTAATATTTTGTATAGTGCTAATAATAAAACTATTCATGTTGCAAATAGTTGAACAATCCTATAAACTTTCTGCAAGTAATAATGTATTAAGATATATCCCACAATATCCTGCAAGGGGACTTATTTACGATCGCAAAGGGAGTCTAATTGTTTACAACCAAGCGGCTTACGACTTAATGGTTGTGAAAAATCAGGTTAAAGCATTTGATACAACAGAGTTAGCAAAAATCCTTGAGATCTCCTATGAGCAAGTAAAAGATGGATTTACCCAAATTAAAAGAGTTAAAGGATATTCCCCTTATAAACCATCAGTATTTCTCAAACAAATCTCGGCTAAAACCTACGCCGTACTTCAAGAAAAGCTTTACCAATTCCCGGGTTTTGAGGTACACCCACGTACGCTTAGAAGTTATCCCCACAAAATGGCTGGTCATCTGCTAGGTTATGTGGGTGAAGTTGATGATGATGTAATTAACAAAAACCCGTACTATCAACTTGGTGATTATATTGGAATCAATGGTTTAGAGAAATCTTACGAGAAAGAATTAAGGGGCAGTAAGGGGGTTAGCATTTATATGGTAGATGTGCATAACCGGATTAAAGGATCCTATGAAAACGGCTTGTATGATTCCGCGGCAGTTGTTGGAAACGATATTATATGCACAATTGATGCTAATCTGCAAGAATATGGCGAGAAGTTAATGACCAATAAGATAGGAAGCATCGTTGCAATTGAACCAAAAACAGGAGAAGTTCTTGCTATGGTATCGAGCCCTTCCTATGATCCAGAACTCCTTGTTGGTAGAGATAGAACAACAAATTACAGATTTCTACAAAATGATACACTAAAGCCAATATTCAACAGGGCTTTAATGGCACTTTATCCTCCGGGTTCTACTTTTAAGATAGTTAATGGGTTAATTGGAATGCAAGAAGAAGTAGTTTACCCGACAACACGTTATGGTTGTGCAGGTGGGTTCCCAATAGGAAGAGGTGTTGGTTGCCACATCCACCCATCCCCACTATCGTTTACGCAGGCAATCCAGATGTCATGTAATACTTATTTTTGCTATGTCTTTAGGAGTATTATCGACAAATCTATATTTGGTTCTGTTGAGAATGGTTTTTCGGATTGGAAAAAGCATGTTGAATCATTTGGCTTTGGCAAAAAATTAGGAATTGATCTACCAAATGAACTTAGAGGAATTGTTCCATCCGTTAGTTTTTATGACCGATACTTTAGGAAAGGTGGATGGAATTCATTAACTATTATTTCGTTAGCAATAGGTCAGGGGGAACTTGGCACAACTCCTCTACAAATGTCAAATCTTGCTACTGTAATTGCTAATAGGGGTTACTATTATTCACCGCATGTTGTTAAGGAGGTAAAAGGGACTAATGGTATTGATCCAAAATTTACTGAAAAACATTATACTACTATTGATTCTACTTGGTTTAACTATGTTGTTGAAGGAATGGACATGTCCGTTAATGGAGGGGCGGGGGGTACTGGTTTAATTGCCGCACTGCCCAAAATTAGGGTTTGTGGTAAAACTGGTACTGCACAAAATCCCCATGGGGCAGATCATTCCGTTTTTATTGCTTTTGCACCTAAGGATGATCCTAAAATTGCTATTGCTGTATATGTTGAAAATGCTGGTTTTGGGGGAACATGGGCTGCCCCTATTGCAAGTTTAATGATTGAGAAGTATTTAACTGATTCAATTGCTCGACCCGATTTGGAAAAATTAATGTTCGAAAGTAAACTCCTTGACCGCCATGCAAACAAGAAATAG
- a CDS encoding rod shape-determining protein MreD has protein sequence MSKLLSRYAIMFAVLMALQLLVLNNINLGGYINPYIYILFIMLLPFEIPGWILLIFGFLTGLIIDAFSGTLGLHSSATLFIAFIRPTILSNISTHDSVDRKGSPSLVINDIGWFIKYTLIIVLIHHFILFYLETFTFVHFFFTLFRIILSTIITSIFILLSQLFFFNK, from the coding sequence ATGAGTAAACTACTATCTCGATATGCGATAATGTTTGCTGTGTTAATGGCACTTCAACTTTTGGTATTAAATAATATCAACCTTGGGGGCTATATCAACCCATATATTTACATTTTATTCATTATGCTCCTACCCTTCGAGATCCCGGGTTGGATTCTTCTTATTTTTGGTTTCTTGACTGGCCTAATAATTGATGCTTTTTCAGGAACACTAGGTTTGCACTCATCAGCAACTTTATTTATTGCATTCATTAGGCCTACCATATTATCAAATATATCAACTCACGATTCTGTGGACAGAAAAGGAAGTCCTTCCTTGGTAATTAACGATATAGGATGGTTTATAAAATACACTCTAATAATAGTGTTAATCCATCATTTTATACTTTTTTACCTCGAAACTTTCACATTTGTACACTTCTTCTTCACCCTTTTCAGAATTATTCTTAGCACAATAATAACTTCAATATTCATTCTTCTTAGCCAATTATTTTTTTTCAATAAGTAA
- a CDS encoding rod shape-determining protein has protein sequence MGLFSFLTQELAIDLGTANTIIIYNDKIVVDEPSIVAIDQSTGKLIAIGEKARQMHGKTHENIRTIRPLRDGVIADFNAAEQMIRGMIKMINSKNKLFSPSLRMVVCIPSGSTEVEVRAVRDSSEHAGGRDVYMIYEPMAAALGIGLDVEAPEGNMVVDIGGGTTEIAVIALGGIVCNKSIRIAGDGFTADIQAYMRHQHNIKIGERTAEDIKIAVGSALPDLENPPADFIVRGPNLMTALPIEVPISYQEIAHCLDKSISKVEAAILGVLEQTPPELYADIVKKGIYLAGGGALLKGLDKRLTDKINIKFSVADDPLHAVARGTGIALKNVDRFPFLMR, from the coding sequence ATGGGACTTTTTTCATTTTTAACGCAGGAATTAGCTATCGATCTGGGAACAGCCAATACGATTATCATTTACAATGATAAGATTGTTGTGGATGAGCCCTCTATTGTGGCTATCGATCAATCCACCGGAAAACTTATAGCAATTGGGGAAAAAGCAAGACAGATGCATGGTAAAACGCATGAGAATATTAGAACCATACGTCCTCTTCGCGATGGGGTAATTGCAGACTTTAATGCAGCTGAGCAAATGATTAGGGGAATGATTAAGATGATTAACTCTAAAAACAAGCTCTTCTCCCCTTCGTTACGAATGGTTGTTTGTATTCCAAGTGGTAGCACCGAAGTTGAAGTCCGAGCCGTTCGTGACTCTTCTGAACATGCAGGTGGTCGCGATGTATATATGATTTATGAACCGATGGCAGCTGCCTTAGGAATTGGCTTGGACGTTGAAGCGCCTGAAGGCAATATGGTTGTTGATATAGGAGGTGGAACTACCGAGATTGCTGTTATTGCACTTGGTGGCATTGTTTGTAATAAATCTATAAGAATAGCTGGTGATGGGTTTACTGCCGATATTCAAGCATATATGCGCCATCAGCATAATATTAAAATTGGAGAACGTACCGCTGAGGATATTAAAATTGCTGTGGGATCAGCTTTACCTGATTTAGAGAATCCACCCGCCGATTTTATTGTTCGTGGACCAAACTTGATGACGGCATTGCCCATTGAAGTACCTATTTCGTATCAAGAAATCGCGCATTGCCTTGATAAATCGATATCTAAAGTTGAAGCAGCAATTCTGGGAGTACTTGAACAAACTCCCCCGGAACTTTATGCAGATATTGTTAAAAAGGGTATCTACCTTGCTGGTGGTGGTGCATTACTTAAGGGTTTGGACAAGAGATTAACCGATAAGATTAATATCAAGTTTAGCGTTGCCGATGATCCTTTACATGCTGTTGCTAGAGGAACTGGTATTGCTTTAAAGAATGTTGATAGATTTCCATTCCTAATGCGATAA